One window of Gemmatimonas aurantiaca genomic DNA carries:
- a CDS encoding porin — protein sequence MLPLITATLLASLHAADTLRIRPEAPDSGGPRTTGTTAGTDTTASEVPFAWADFTWMNGQSRQRSTLLQFGASITGSLYLDTYFALSSNRPRDNTLTGSATIGRSGEFQINLASVGVSWNHQNVIGRIELQTGNMLDIVQDLDGSVHRGRNLSTANLRNIRQASVGYHVDKGHGFDIEAGIFSSYIGLESYLLAENWNYNHALVSDFTPFYLQGVRASFYPTAKLKLEPWIMNGFQTFGRWNAMPSVGFSTHYRPTGSLGLIANLYYGADQRGNPARRRFHHDHSVLVRYLDRPASHGVSKMAFSLNNHYGFERGGDGPSSANAYMAGTSFTNRIWFDRDRLAIAVRGEVITNPSRYLALAPTPVGFVDDGTSLNVRGLTATIDLMPTDFFTVRGEVMTRASDVPFFAGPGGTTSADGYQGTVGDFVPDVRRAQTLFALAINFRL from the coding sequence ATGCTACCGCTCATCACGGCGACACTGCTCGCCTCGCTTCACGCCGCAGATACGCTGCGCATACGACCGGAGGCTCCAGACTCCGGCGGCCCGCGCACGACAGGCACGACCGCGGGCACCGATACCACTGCATCCGAAGTCCCCTTTGCGTGGGCCGACTTCACCTGGATGAATGGCCAGAGCCGGCAACGATCGACACTGTTGCAGTTCGGCGCGTCCATCACCGGCAGCCTGTATCTCGACACCTATTTTGCCCTCTCGAGCAACCGGCCGCGTGACAACACACTGACGGGATCGGCCACCATCGGTCGCAGCGGGGAATTTCAGATCAACCTCGCCAGCGTCGGTGTGTCGTGGAATCACCAGAATGTCATCGGCCGGATCGAACTGCAGACCGGCAACATGCTCGACATCGTACAGGATCTCGATGGCAGTGTACACCGCGGGCGCAACCTGAGCACGGCCAATCTGCGCAACATCCGCCAGGCCTCGGTGGGCTATCACGTCGACAAGGGACATGGGTTCGACATCGAAGCCGGCATCTTCTCCAGCTATATCGGGCTCGAGAGTTACCTCCTGGCGGAGAACTGGAACTACAACCATGCGCTCGTGAGCGACTTCACGCCGTTCTATCTCCAGGGCGTCCGTGCGTCATTCTATCCGACCGCGAAACTCAAGCTGGAACCGTGGATCATGAACGGCTTCCAGACATTCGGCCGCTGGAACGCGATGCCGAGCGTGGGGTTCTCCACCCACTATCGTCCGACGGGATCACTGGGCCTGATTGCCAATCTCTACTACGGCGCGGACCAGCGCGGCAATCCAGCACGCAGGCGCTTTCATCACGATCATTCCGTGCTGGTGCGCTATCTCGACCGACCGGCATCGCATGGCGTGAGCAAGATGGCCTTTTCGCTCAACAACCACTACGGTTTCGAACGAGGAGGTGATGGTCCGTCTTCCGCCAACGCCTACATGGCTGGCACGTCGTTCACGAACCGCATCTGGTTCGACCGGGATCGCCTGGCCATTGCGGTGCGCGGCGAGGTGATCACCAACCCGTCACGCTATCTCGCGCTGGCACCGACGCCGGTGGGGTTCGTGGACGATGGTACGTCGCTGAACGTCCGCGGTCTCACGGCCACGATCGATCTCATGCCCACCGACTTTTTCACGGTCCGTGGAGAGGTGATGACACGCGCCTCCGATGTGCCGTTCTTTGCGGGACCGGGTGGTACGACCTCGGCGGATGGTTACCAGGGCACAGTTGGCGATTTTGTGCCGGACGTCCGCCGCGCGCAGACGCTTTTTGCGCTGGCGATCAATTTCCGTCTCTGA
- a CDS encoding universal stress protein produces MTSSTSIDSHDEALLSLLPRDGRGHFKVYLGSAAGVGKTVRMLQEAHDLRRRGVDVVAGLIETHGRQETASLVRDLEVVPRVRLNYRDVALEEMDLAAVLARRPQVVLVDELAHNNVPGSRHRKRWEDVLDLLDAGISVVSAVNVQHVESIAPIVQQVLGVIVRETVPDWVLGRADQVVNIDVPADELRRRLIDGKIYALDKVSTALAHFFTAENLTTLRELALREAASSVDRERMELVRRETGRSPNVHTSPDRLLVAMASDPPRTAALLHKARRIAGRLNSDWYCVYVQTPAERADRIDTGIQRALVENIQLAQRMGAEVVKLEGTDVARTLIDFAHRQGVSLVLVGRSERPWWHRLLHGSIVDRLLVEGRGVDVLIIGASGTGGANDD; encoded by the coding sequence ATGACGTCTTCCACGTCCATCGACTCGCACGACGAAGCGCTGCTTTCCCTGCTGCCTCGGGATGGACGCGGGCACTTCAAGGTGTACCTCGGTTCCGCTGCGGGCGTGGGCAAGACCGTACGCATGCTGCAGGAAGCGCACGACCTCCGCCGGCGGGGCGTCGACGTGGTGGCGGGGCTGATCGAAACGCATGGGCGCCAGGAGACGGCGTCGCTGGTGCGCGATCTCGAAGTCGTCCCACGGGTCCGGCTCAACTACCGTGACGTTGCACTGGAAGAGATGGACCTCGCGGCGGTGCTGGCACGTCGTCCTCAGGTGGTCCTGGTGGACGAACTGGCGCACAACAATGTGCCGGGCAGCCGGCATCGCAAGCGGTGGGAAGATGTGCTCGATCTGCTCGATGCCGGCATCAGTGTCGTGAGCGCGGTGAACGTGCAGCATGTGGAATCCATCGCGCCCATCGTGCAGCAGGTGCTCGGTGTGATCGTGCGCGAAACAGTCCCCGACTGGGTATTGGGTCGCGCCGATCAGGTGGTCAATATCGACGTCCCTGCCGACGAACTCCGCCGCCGGCTGATCGACGGGAAGATCTATGCGCTCGACAAGGTTTCCACCGCACTCGCCCACTTCTTCACGGCCGAGAATCTGACGACGCTGCGGGAACTCGCCCTGCGTGAAGCGGCGAGCTCGGTTGATCGCGAGCGCATGGAACTGGTGCGACGGGAAACCGGCCGGAGCCCCAATGTGCACACCAGCCCCGATCGCCTGCTGGTGGCCATGGCGAGCGATCCCCCCCGTACGGCGGCACTCCTGCACAAGGCCCGTCGCATTGCCGGACGACTCAACTCGGACTGGTACTGCGTGTACGTGCAGACACCGGCCGAGCGCGCAGACCGCATCGACACCGGCATCCAGCGTGCACTGGTGGAAAACATTCAGCTCGCGCAGCGGATGGGAGCCGAGGTGGTGAAACTCGAAGGTACCGATGTTGCGCGGACGCTCATCGACTTCGCGCACCGTCAGGGTGTGTCACTCGTACTCGTGGGCCGCAGTGAACGCCCGTGGTGGCATCGCCTGCTGCACGGCTCGATAGTGGACAGGTTGCTGGTGGAAGGGAGAGGCGTCGATGTGCTGATCATCGGCGCTTCGGGAACAGGCGGAGCGAATGATGACTGA
- the kdpA gene encoding potassium-transporting ATPase subunit KdpA has protein sequence MGSLVNTHLGTTTANGWLQIALFALAVLLVTKPVGWYLTAVFDGRMRWLAPVERGLYRLAGVDPHIDQHWTGYTAALLLFSAVSMMLTYVVLRAQGYLPFNPGGLGAVVDRQAFETAASFVSNTNWQSYAGESTMSHLSQMTQLAFHNFTSAAVGLGVAVALMRGIARRGSDTNTGGGRIGNFWVDLVRATLYVLVPLAFVFALLFVQQGVPQTFEGPVQVQTLDGATQTIARGPVASQEAIKQLGTNGGGFFNANAAHPFENPTPLTNWWSMFAIFVLPVGVVWMFGRGIGSVRHGWALWSAMFVLFMGGASLAYWAEARGNPIHARAGVDVAGHLPGHAGGNMEGKEVRFGIVNSALYATITTDASCGSVNAMHDSFTAIGGLVPLVNMQLGELIFGGVGAGLYGMLVMVVLTVFIAGLMVGRTPEYLGKRIQQREIQMTMLYILAFPLVVLALTALSVVLPAGLAGLNNRGPHGLTEVLYAFTSTTANNGSAFAGLTGGTTYYNTLFGIAMLLGRFALIVPVLALAGFFAERRVAPATTGTFPVTGPLFVGLLLGVILVVGALTYFPALALGPVVEHLLTSAGRLFA, from the coding sequence ATGGGTTCCCTCGTGAACACCCATCTCGGCACGACCACCGCCAACGGGTGGTTGCAGATCGCCCTCTTCGCCCTGGCCGTCCTGCTCGTCACCAAACCGGTGGGGTGGTATCTCACGGCCGTTTTTGATGGACGGATGCGCTGGCTGGCACCGGTAGAACGGGGGCTGTATCGACTGGCTGGCGTGGATCCGCACATCGATCAACACTGGACCGGATACACCGCAGCCCTGCTGCTCTTCAGTGCCGTCAGCATGATGCTGACCTATGTGGTGCTGCGTGCGCAGGGATATCTCCCGTTCAATCCGGGCGGACTGGGGGCGGTGGTCGACCGGCAGGCGTTCGAGACCGCCGCCTCCTTCGTGTCGAACACGAACTGGCAGAGTTATGCCGGCGAGAGCACGATGTCCCATCTCTCACAGATGACGCAGCTCGCGTTTCACAACTTCACATCGGCGGCGGTCGGTCTGGGTGTGGCCGTGGCGTTGATGCGTGGCATCGCCCGGCGCGGATCGGACACGAATACCGGCGGCGGACGTATCGGCAACTTCTGGGTGGATCTCGTGCGCGCCACGTTGTACGTGCTCGTGCCCCTGGCGTTCGTGTTCGCCCTGTTGTTCGTACAACAGGGCGTGCCGCAGACGTTCGAAGGACCTGTGCAGGTGCAGACACTCGACGGCGCGACACAGACGATCGCGCGCGGTCCGGTGGCCAGCCAGGAAGCGATCAAGCAGCTCGGCACCAACGGCGGCGGTTTCTTCAATGCCAACGCCGCACATCCCTTCGAAAATCCCACGCCGCTCACCAACTGGTGGTCGATGTTCGCGATTTTTGTGCTTCCCGTGGGCGTGGTCTGGATGTTCGGACGCGGCATCGGCAGCGTGCGACATGGGTGGGCCCTCTGGAGTGCGATGTTCGTGCTGTTCATGGGCGGAGCATCGCTCGCGTACTGGGCCGAAGCGCGAGGGAATCCCATTCACGCGCGGGCGGGCGTCGATGTGGCCGGACACCTGCCCGGTCACGCCGGCGGCAACATGGAAGGCAAGGAGGTGCGCTTCGGGATCGTGAACTCCGCGCTGTATGCGACCATCACCACCGATGCATCGTGTGGATCGGTGAATGCCATGCACGATTCCTTCACCGCCATCGGCGGACTGGTGCCGCTGGTCAACATGCAGCTCGGCGAACTGATCTTCGGCGGCGTGGGCGCCGGATTGTACGGCATGCTGGTGATGGTGGTGCTCACCGTGTTCATCGCCGGCCTCATGGTGGGACGCACGCCGGAGTATCTCGGCAAACGCATTCAGCAGCGCGAGATCCAGATGACGATGCTCTACATCCTCGCCTTCCCGCTGGTGGTGCTGGCGCTCACGGCCTTGTCCGTGGTGCTGCCCGCAGGACTGGCAGGTCTCAACAATCGCGGACCGCACGGTCTCACCGAAGTGCTCTACGCCTTCACATCCACCACCGCCAACAATGGCAGTGCCTTTGCCGGACTCACCGGCGGTACCACGTACTACAACACGCTCTTCGGTATCGCGATGCTGTTGGGCCGGTTCGCTCTCATCGTCCCGGTTCTCGCTCTCGCGGGTTTCTTCGCCGAACGCCGCGTCGCTCCGGCAACGACCGGCACATTCCCCGTCACCGGCCCGCTGTTCGTGGGACTGCTGCTGGGTGTCATTCTCGTCGTCGGCGCCCTCACCTATTTCCCGGCGCTCGCGCTCGGCCCCGTGGTGGAGCATCTGCTCACGTCCGCCGGGAGGCTCTTCGCATGA
- the kdpB gene encoding potassium-transporting ATPase subunit KdpB, whose translation MTNASRPLFERTIVRHAMREAWHKLDPRHMVRNPVMFVVLLGSVLTTISLAIDIVHGATDVFFTLQIVLWLWFTVLFANFAEAMAEGRGKAQADSLRAARSDTVTKRLDASDVGEVDISAFEVVSASTLRRGDLVVCFPGDVIPSDGEVLIGVASVDESAITGESAPVIRESGGDRSAVTGGTKVLSDHLVIRIGANPGETFIDRMIALVEGASRQKTPNEIALTILLSGLTIIFLLAVVTLQPMAIYSGSSVAVPVLIALLVCLIPTTIGGLLSAIGIAGMDRLIQQNVIAMSGRAVEAAGDVNTLLLDKTGTITLGNRLATTFHPVAGVEETRLAESAQIASLADETPEGRSIVILAKERFGLRGQAVADAEFVAFSASTRMSGVNIGSLQLRKGAGDAVVRWIREQGGTIPADLDTRIEAIARTGGTPLVVGECERDAHNDRAVRCRVLGVIELRDVVKGGMRERFDRLRAMGIRTVMITGDNPLTAAAIAAEAGVDDYLAEARPEDKMALIIREQQGGRLVAMTGDGTNDAPALAQADVGVAMNTGTQAAKEAGNMIDLDSNPTKLIEVVEIGKQLLMTRGALTTFSIANDVAKYFAIIPAIFLAAFPALDALNVMRLHSPQSAILSSVIFNALIIVALIPLALRGVTYRPAAAATVLRRNLVIYGLGGLVVPFVGIKLIDVALVNLHLV comes from the coding sequence ATGACGAACGCTTCGCGACCGCTCTTCGAGCGCACGATCGTACGCCATGCGATGCGGGAAGCGTGGCACAAGCTGGATCCCCGTCACATGGTGCGGAATCCGGTGATGTTCGTGGTGCTGCTTGGCAGTGTGCTCACCACGATATCCCTGGCCATCGATATCGTCCACGGCGCCACCGATGTCTTCTTCACTCTCCAGATCGTACTCTGGCTCTGGTTCACCGTGCTGTTCGCCAACTTCGCCGAAGCAATGGCCGAGGGACGCGGCAAGGCGCAGGCGGACAGTCTGCGCGCAGCACGCTCGGATACAGTAACCAAACGCCTGGATGCGTCGGATGTGGGCGAGGTGGACATCAGCGCGTTCGAAGTCGTATCCGCCAGCACGCTGCGCCGCGGAGATCTGGTGGTCTGTTTTCCCGGCGACGTCATTCCGAGCGATGGCGAGGTGTTGATCGGCGTGGCCTCTGTGGACGAGTCGGCCATCACCGGCGAGAGCGCACCGGTCATCCGCGAAAGTGGCGGCGACCGATCGGCTGTCACCGGCGGCACCAAAGTGCTTTCGGATCATCTCGTCATCCGCATCGGCGCCAACCCCGGGGAGACGTTCATCGATCGCATGATCGCCCTGGTGGAGGGTGCATCCCGGCAAAAGACACCCAACGAGATCGCGCTGACGATCCTGCTGTCCGGCCTCACGATCATCTTTCTGCTGGCCGTGGTGACGCTGCAGCCGATGGCCATCTACTCGGGCTCGTCGGTCGCCGTGCCGGTACTGATCGCGTTGCTGGTGTGTCTCATTCCCACCACCATTGGTGGACTGCTGTCCGCGATCGGCATTGCCGGCATGGATCGCCTGATCCAGCAGAACGTGATCGCCATGAGCGGCCGTGCGGTGGAAGCCGCGGGTGACGTGAACACGCTGCTGCTCGACAAGACGGGCACGATCACGCTCGGAAACCGGCTGGCCACGACCTTCCACCCCGTGGCCGGCGTGGAGGAGACACGTCTTGCCGAAAGCGCGCAGATCGCCTCGCTAGCCGATGAAACTCCGGAAGGTCGAAGCATCGTGATTCTGGCCAAAGAGCGGTTCGGATTGCGCGGTCAGGCGGTGGCGGACGCCGAGTTCGTGGCGTTCAGCGCGAGCACGCGCATGAGCGGTGTGAACATCGGCAGCCTGCAGTTGCGAAAGGGAGCGGGCGATGCGGTTGTGCGCTGGATCCGCGAACAAGGCGGCACCATACCTGCCGATCTCGATACCCGCATCGAAGCGATCGCCCGGACAGGCGGCACTCCGCTCGTCGTCGGTGAATGTGAGCGCGATGCCCACAATGACCGTGCCGTGCGCTGCCGGGTGCTCGGTGTGATCGAGTTGCGGGACGTCGTGAAGGGCGGCATGCGCGAACGATTCGACCGTCTGCGCGCGATGGGGATCCGTACCGTCATGATCACCGGCGACAATCCTCTCACGGCCGCGGCGATCGCCGCCGAGGCGGGCGTGGACGACTATCTGGCCGAAGCGCGGCCCGAAGACAAGATGGCGCTCATCATCCGCGAGCAGCAGGGCGGGCGCCTGGTGGCAATGACGGGCGACGGCACCAACGATGCCCCGGCGCTGGCGCAGGCCGATGTCGGTGTGGCGATGAACACCGGCACACAGGCGGCGAAGGAGGCCGGCAACATGATCGACCTCGACTCCAATCCCACCAAACTCATCGAGGTGGTGGAGATCGGCAAACAGCTCCTCATGACACGTGGCGCCCTCACCACCTTCTCCATCGCGAACGACGTGGCCAAGTATTTCGCCATCATCCCGGCGATCTTCCTGGCCGCGTTTCCCGCGCTGGATGCGCTCAACGTCATGCGGCTGCATTCACCCCAGAGTGCGATTCTCTCGTCGGTGATCTTCAACGCGCTCATCATCGTGGCCCTTATTCCACTCGCGCTGCGGGGCGTGACCTATCGCCCTGCCGCCGCGGCGACGGTGCTGCGCCGCAATCTCGTCATCTACGGGCTCGGCGGTCTGGTGGTGCCCTTCGTGGGCATCAAGCTGATCGACGTGGCGCTCGTGAACCTGCATCTCGTCTGA
- the kdpC gene encoding potassium-transporting ATPase subunit KdpC, whose protein sequence is MLQQVRPAVVMTAALCLITGVVYPVGVTIVANTVFPRQAQGSLIERNGTVIGSALIGQSFTSPRYFHGRPSAAGAGYDAMASGGSNKGPTDSTLAARITARVDSAVAAGGERGRIPADWVTASASGLDPDISPASAMLQVSRVAAARDLPPTVVMTLVTQGTQSRQFGVLGESRVNVLRLNLALDSLSARSTSLNPPASSLSSH, encoded by the coding sequence ATGCTGCAACAGGTCCGCCCCGCCGTCGTGATGACCGCCGCGCTCTGCCTCATCACCGGCGTCGTCTATCCCGTTGGCGTCACCATCGTCGCGAACACAGTCTTTCCCCGACAGGCGCAGGGCTCACTCATCGAACGGAACGGCACGGTGATCGGCAGCGCCCTGATCGGGCAGTCGTTCACTTCACCCCGCTACTTCCATGGACGCCCGTCGGCGGCGGGCGCGGGATATGATGCCATGGCGTCGGGAGGCTCCAACAAGGGCCCCACCGACAGCACACTCGCCGCCCGCATAACCGCGCGCGTCGATTCGGCCGTGGCCGCGGGAGGTGAACGGGGACGTATCCCGGCCGACTGGGTCACGGCATCGGCGTCCGGACTCGATCCAGACATCTCTCCAGCATCCGCCATGCTGCAGGTCTCCCGTGTCGCGGCGGCGCGCGATCTGCCACCGACCGTGGTGATGACGCTCGTCACGCAGGGAACACAGTCGCGGCAGTTCGGCGTACTCGGCGAATCGCGCGTGAACGTCCTGCGTCTCAATCTCGCGCTGGATTCGCTGAGCGCGCGTTCCACCTCCCTGAATCCCCCGGCGTCTTCGCTGTCTTCGCACTGA
- the ggt gene encoding gamma-glutamyltransferase — protein MSLITRIVVLPVLVAVLIAPLTAAAQDRSQSRSMVASSQGVVASESVLASQVGARILEQGGNAIDAAIAVNAMMGLVAPMNDGIGGDLFAIVYEAKTGKLYGLNASGWAPKALTAEYLRGKGLTRMPQRGIDAATVPGAVKGWEALRTRFGKLSFAQILAPSIRYAEQGFPVGEVVSVYWKDSEDVLRADPATAKTFLPGGTLPKSGDVFRNPELAWTYRQIAAQGAQAFYTGNVAAKLLASSKAHGGTMTAADLSEYEPEWVTPLSTTYHGWTVYELPPNGQGIAALEMLNIMERFPLAKMGHNSVAALHHMIEAKKLAYADMQRYDGDPRFVKIPLAGLQSKSYAAQRAALIDARKATCTIPAGEPDGTDNGTTYLSVVDREGNMISFIQSNYSTVGFGAGLAVADAGFVWHNRGGGFSLDANSPNLIAGRKRPLHTIIPAFMEKDEIKIAFGIMGGWNQAQAHAQFVSNIVDFGMNIQGALDMPRFSKETFPGCDVNFESRISQAVRDSLAAMGHQIVMRGDFSSTRMGAGQAVMRNFTTRVNFGASDPRKDGSAIAELLSLPLTPVRR, from the coding sequence GTGTCCCTGATCACACGGATCGTCGTCCTCCCGGTGCTCGTCGCAGTGCTCATCGCACCCCTGACAGCAGCGGCGCAGGACCGTTCACAGTCGCGCTCGATGGTGGCGTCGTCACAGGGCGTGGTGGCCAGCGAGAGTGTGCTCGCTTCGCAGGTGGGGGCGCGCATTCTGGAGCAGGGGGGCAATGCCATCGATGCGGCGATCGCGGTGAACGCAATGATGGGACTGGTCGCGCCGATGAACGACGGCATTGGTGGTGATCTCTTCGCCATCGTCTACGAGGCAAAGACGGGGAAGCTGTACGGCCTGAACGCGTCGGGGTGGGCACCGAAGGCACTGACCGCCGAGTATCTGCGCGGCAAGGGACTCACCCGCATGCCGCAACGCGGAATCGATGCCGCGACGGTTCCGGGCGCGGTGAAGGGATGGGAAGCACTGCGGACGCGTTTCGGGAAGCTCAGCTTCGCGCAGATTCTCGCGCCGTCCATCCGGTACGCCGAGCAGGGATTCCCGGTGGGTGAGGTGGTGAGCGTGTACTGGAAGGACAGTGAAGACGTGCTGCGCGCCGATCCGGCCACGGCGAAGACATTCCTGCCCGGCGGCACACTGCCCAAGTCGGGAGACGTCTTCCGCAATCCCGAACTCGCGTGGACGTACCGGCAGATCGCGGCGCAGGGTGCGCAGGCGTTCTACACGGGCAACGTGGCGGCGAAGCTGCTGGCGAGTTCGAAGGCGCATGGCGGCACCATGACGGCGGCGGATCTCTCGGAGTACGAGCCGGAGTGGGTGACGCCCCTGTCCACCACGTATCACGGCTGGACGGTGTACGAGTTGCCGCCCAACGGGCAGGGGATCGCGGCGCTCGAGATGCTCAACATCATGGAGCGGTTCCCACTCGCGAAGATGGGCCACAACTCGGTCGCGGCGCTGCATCACATGATCGAGGCCAAGAAGCTGGCCTACGCCGACATGCAGCGCTACGACGGCGATCCACGGTTTGTGAAGATCCCGCTGGCCGGGTTGCAGTCCAAGTCCTACGCTGCCCAGCGGGCCGCGCTCATCGACGCGCGGAAAGCCACCTGCACGATACCCGCGGGCGAACCCGACGGCACCGACAACGGCACCACCTATCTCAGCGTGGTGGACAGGGAGGGGAACATGATCTCCTTCATCCAGAGCAACTATTCCACGGTGGGATTTGGCGCCGGTCTGGCGGTGGCCGACGCGGGTTTCGTCTGGCACAACCGTGGGGGCGGATTCTCGCTGGATGCCAACAGCCCCAATCTCATTGCCGGCCGCAAGCGTCCGCTGCACACCATCATTCCGGCCTTCATGGAGAAGGACGAGATCAAAATCGCCTTCGGCATCATGGGGGGATGGAATCAGGCGCAGGCGCATGCCCAGTTCGTGTCGAACATCGTCGATTTCGGCATGAACATTCAGGGGGCACTCGACATGCCGCGTTTTTCCAAGGAAACGTTCCCCGGCTGCGACGTGAATTTCGAATCCCGCATCTCGCAGGCCGTACGCGACTCCCTGGCCGCGATGGGGCATCAGATCGTGATGCGCGGCGATTTCTCCAGCACCCGCATGGGAGCGGGCCAGGCGGTCATGCGCAATTTCACGACCCGGGTGAACTTCGGCGCGTCCGACCCGCGCAAGGACGGTAGTGCGATTGCGGAACTGCTCTCTCTCCCTCTCACACCGGTTCGGCGATAA
- a CDS encoding NAD-dependent succinate-semialdehyde dehydrogenase produces MPTSEFASLSFYRTQGYVDGAWLAADDGSTFAVHSPSTGAHLADVADMGRAETRRAIEAASAAWPAWRAMTAKERGALLREWFTRIVAHRESLARLMSLESGKVITESLGEVTYGASFVEWFAEEAKRAYGDVIPPHTRDRRLVVIRQPVGVVAAITPWNFPLAMITRKVAPALAAGCPVVIKPPAETPLTALALAALAEEAGIPAGVLNVVTTNQASEVGLELCENPLVRKLSFTGSTDVGRTLMAQCARNLTKLSLELGGNAPFLVFDDADLDAAVRGALTAKYRHNGQTCVCVNRILVQDALYDAFVERFSAVVAGLRTGDVLDAQVQVGPLINEKGVIKVETLVADALSKGASLLRGGHRREGFYFEPTVLANATPAMRIAREEVFGPVASIFRFHTEAEGIAMANDTEYGLAAYFYSRDVGRCWRVAEALEYGMVGINEGLISTEVAPFGGMKASGVGREGSRYGLDAFLEMKYLCYGGI; encoded by the coding sequence ACGGCGCGTGGCTGGCGGCGGATGACGGTTCCACGTTTGCGGTGCACAGTCCGTCCACGGGAGCGCATCTCGCCGATGTCGCCGACATGGGGCGGGCTGAAACGCGTCGGGCGATCGAAGCCGCCTCAGCGGCCTGGCCGGCCTGGCGGGCGATGACGGCCAAAGAACGTGGCGCGCTGCTGCGTGAGTGGTTCACGCGCATCGTGGCTCACCGCGAGTCGCTGGCCCGTCTCATGAGCCTCGAATCGGGGAAGGTCATCACGGAAAGCCTCGGCGAAGTCACCTACGGCGCGTCGTTCGTGGAATGGTTCGCCGAGGAGGCGAAGCGGGCGTATGGCGATGTGATTCCTCCGCACACACGCGATCGGCGCCTGGTCGTGATCCGGCAGCCGGTGGGTGTGGTGGCCGCCATCACCCCGTGGAATTTCCCGTTGGCCATGATCACCCGCAAAGTGGCGCCGGCGCTGGCGGCCGGATGTCCGGTGGTGATCAAGCCGCCGGCCGAGACGCCGCTCACCGCCCTGGCGCTCGCGGCATTGGCCGAAGAGGCGGGGATTCCGGCCGGTGTGCTGAATGTGGTGACGACGAATCAGGCGTCGGAGGTCGGGCTCGAACTGTGCGAGAATCCGCTGGTGCGGAAACTGTCCTTCACCGGCTCGACCGATGTGGGACGCACACTCATGGCGCAGTGTGCGCGGAACCTCACCAAGCTCTCGCTGGAGCTCGGTGGCAACGCACCGTTCCTGGTGTTCGACGACGCCGACCTCGATGCCGCGGTGCGTGGAGCGCTGACGGCGAAGTACCGGCACAATGGGCAGACCTGCGTCTGCGTGAATCGCATCCTGGTGCAGGACGCGCTGTACGATGCCTTCGTGGAACGCTTCAGCGCGGTGGTGGCGGGGCTGCGCACCGGTGATGTGCTCGATGCACAGGTGCAGGTGGGGCCGCTGATCAACGAGAAGGGAGTGATCAAGGTGGAGACCCTCGTTGCCGATGCGCTGAGCAAGGGAGCGAGCCTGTTGCGCGGTGGACATCGCCGCGAGGGGTTTTACTTCGAGCCCACGGTGCTGGCCAATGCCACACCGGCCATGCGTATCGCGCGTGAGGAAGTGTTCGGACCGGTCGCGTCGATCTTCCGCTTCCATACCGAAGCGGAGGGCATCGCGATGGCCAACGACACCGAGTACGGTCTGGCCGCCTATTTCTACAGCCGCGACGTGGGTCGGTGCTGGCGCGTGGCGGAGGCGCTGGAATACGGCATGGTGGGCATCAACGAGGGACTCATCTCCACGGAAGTGGCGCCTTTTGGCGGCATGAAGGCGTCCGGTGTGGGCCGCGAAGGGTCGCGATACGGACTCGACGCGTTTCTCGAGATGAAATACCTCTGTTACGGCGGCATCTGA